Proteins co-encoded in one Acidobacteriota bacterium genomic window:
- a CDS encoding Ig-like domain repeat protein, with protein MVTRPYFCRRVRVFTLSVSTAMLLSGLLAPMVQGQRRQVAARTISTVDQTLETVDVGATPVSLPMRLTLRLAPAADRAAALDQLLASQTTVGSPSYHHWITPQQFAASYGASDEQLSATTAWLQAQGLSVDSISPARTRISVSGTADQVQRAFTVSLRNYAVGGSQRYASPALPSMPLAVASTVAEISGLDNLPASSKTKVMAISAAGLKTVLSSDATDPIDAVASAVDANTAPIITVTTSECTGSQSAAEFEAYRVIFRQASAQGITVITSNACDQSVQTQTGNLADATAVVTAPLNAAVVPADPRPSWQAAPGLPKDALRHSPDLTTSSVDDFANAMTEIVQQSDGRQGNVNATLYSLASTPDLYSQADGASGTWEQSTGLGTVNLKTLVKVFPRATGAISTTTALVADNYTPGYGTPITLTATITPASYATANPTGTVTFTSAQGTIGSSQLSNGKATFTVSTLDVGTYSVTATYSGDSSYAGSASTSNVVITVTIVNATLTAVISPQQNVPYGSTATITATVSLPNAGASPTGTVSAQVQGITGAVYTATLSPNPGGNTATANINIDAPPPQTNAYTVQVTCAGNQDFQCQAPKNLTFTTAKGNTNTTLSLTPSAPQAGQPVTLTAIINNNGNGKLTYNFSGNVSFYDNGKLIATAPVATNQASTSQALSGNVQHSIVAKYSGDANWNTSTSSPQAVQPILLPSTLTLTSNTSTGTSLAGVNLILTATVFTTATNAVGPTGNVVFYDTFNGSVIQLGTATAVIPNGPNQSIAIFTSTGLLAGTHSIYAIYGGDANFNTATSSTLPMTIADFTLTKVPQTLTLKAGQTGKAVILLGMVGGFNGTVTFGCTPPPNSETTCSFNPVTLTGGGSTTLQITTTAATTQTASSGRLSSDWNLFGGSALAALFWFVAPRRRTALSKLLLLLAAVAITANIGCGAGKNGSNSGSGSGSTTDPGTPLGTQTFTITTAGSDGVNTVRHTDQYQVTIQ; from the coding sequence ATGGTTACACGTCCCTATTTCTGCCGCAGAGTCCGCGTATTTACCTTGTCTGTTTCGACGGCAATGCTGCTGTCTGGCTTGCTTGCACCGATGGTGCAGGGGCAGCGGCGGCAGGTTGCGGCCCGTACCATTTCGACGGTTGACCAGACGCTGGAGACAGTGGATGTCGGTGCGACTCCTGTATCGCTGCCAATGAGGCTTACGCTTCGTCTTGCGCCCGCCGCCGACCGTGCCGCGGCGCTGGATCAACTGCTGGCCAGCCAGACCACGGTGGGGTCGCCGTCGTACCACCACTGGATTACACCGCAGCAGTTTGCCGCCAGCTATGGTGCAAGCGACGAGCAGCTTTCGGCGACGACTGCGTGGCTCCAGGCGCAGGGGCTTTCTGTCGATAGCATCTCTCCTGCAAGAACGAGAATTTCGGTTTCAGGAACGGCCGACCAGGTGCAGCGCGCGTTTACTGTTTCGCTGCGCAACTATGCGGTTGGCGGCAGTCAGCGCTACGCCAGCCCGGCGCTTCCTTCGATGCCTCTCGCAGTAGCATCCACGGTGGCAGAGATATCAGGGCTGGACAATCTTCCGGCATCGTCGAAGACGAAGGTGATGGCTATCTCTGCCGCCGGCCTCAAGACGGTTTTGTCGAGCGATGCAACCGATCCAATAGACGCTGTCGCTTCCGCTGTCGACGCCAACACGGCACCGATCATCACGGTCACGACGAGCGAGTGCACGGGCTCACAGAGCGCGGCGGAGTTCGAGGCGTATCGCGTCATCTTCCGTCAGGCCAGCGCGCAGGGCATCACCGTCATTACGTCGAATGCATGCGATCAATCGGTCCAGACGCAGACGGGGAATCTTGCGGATGCGACGGCTGTTGTGACCGCTCCTCTCAATGCTGCTGTTGTCCCTGCGGATCCTCGCCCATCGTGGCAAGCTGCACCGGGACTGCCGAAGGATGCTCTTCGTCACTCTCCAGACTTGACGACAAGTTCAGTTGACGATTTTGCCAATGCGATGACGGAGATCGTTCAGCAGAGCGATGGCCGGCAGGGAAACGTCAACGCGACGTTGTATTCCCTGGCCTCAACCCCCGATCTCTACTCGCAGGCAGACGGGGCAAGCGGAACCTGGGAGCAATCGACCGGTTTGGGCACGGTCAATTTGAAGACGCTGGTCAAGGTCTTTCCACGGGCAACAGGAGCGATCAGCACGACAACGGCGCTTGTGGCCGATAATTACACCCCAGGTTACGGAACCCCTATCACGCTGACGGCAACGATTACGCCCGCGTCGTATGCTACGGCCAATCCGACAGGCACGGTGACGTTTACCAGCGCGCAGGGCACAATCGGCTCGTCGCAGCTGAGCAATGGCAAGGCTACCTTTACCGTCAGCACGCTGGATGTCGGTACGTACTCGGTGACAGCTACCTATTCGGGTGACTCGAGCTATGCGGGGAGTGCGAGCACCAGCAATGTCGTCATTACTGTGACGATTGTGAATGCAACGCTGACAGCGGTGATATCGCCGCAGCAGAACGTACCCTATGGCAGCACGGCGACGATCACCGCGACGGTGTCCTTGCCGAATGCAGGCGCCTCGCCGACAGGAACGGTCTCCGCACAGGTACAGGGAATTACCGGGGCTGTTTATACGGCGACACTCTCGCCGAATCCTGGAGGGAATACGGCCACGGCAAACATCAACATCGATGCGCCGCCTCCGCAGACCAATGCTTATACCGTTCAGGTGACGTGTGCCGGCAACCAGGATTTTCAATGCCAGGCGCCCAAAAATCTAACGTTCACAACGGCTAAAGGCAATACGAATACGACGCTAAGCCTGACGCCATCCGCACCGCAGGCCGGGCAGCCGGTAACATTAACCGCCATTATCAATAACAATGGCAATGGGAAGCTGACCTATAACTTCTCCGGCAATGTCTCGTTTTATGACAATGGCAAGTTGATAGCGACGGCTCCGGTGGCAACCAACCAGGCCAGCACAAGTCAGGCTCTCTCTGGCAATGTGCAGCACAGCATCGTTGCCAAGTACAGCGGCGACGCCAACTGGAACACCAGCACGTCGTCCCCGCAGGCGGTGCAGCCGATCCTGCTGCCTTCAACGCTGACGCTGACATCCAATACATCGACCGGAACCAGCCTTGCAGGCGTCAACCTCATCCTTACGGCGACGGTATTCACCACTGCGACCAACGCAGTTGGGCCAACCGGCAATGTGGTGTTCTACGACACCTTCAATGGCTCGGTGATTCAGCTTGGTACAGCGACTGCCGTTATACCGAATGGACCAAACCAATCCATTGCGATCTTTACCTCGACTGGGTTGCTGGCTGGTACGCATAGCATTTATGCGATCTACGGGGGCGACGCCAACTTCAATACCGCCACCTCTTCCACGCTGCCAATGACGATTGCCGACTTCACGCTTACGAAGGTCCCCCAAACGCTGACGCTAAAGGCTGGCCAGACAGGCAAGGCAGTAATTCTGCTTGGCATGGTGGGCGGGTTCAACGGCACGGTGACCTTCGGCTGCACCCCCCCTCCAAACTCGGAGACCACCTGCTCCTTCAATCCGGTTACGCTGACGGGAGGCGGAAGCACGACGTTGCAGATTACAACCACGGCAGCGACCACACAGACCGCGAGCAGTGGGCGCCTGAGTAGCGATTGGAATCTGTTTGGAGGCTCGGCACTTGCCGCCTTGTTCTGGTTTGTAGCGCCTCGGCGGCGGACTGCTCTATCGAAGCTCCTGCTGTTGCTTGCGGCCGTCGCCATCACAGCCAACATCGGCTGCGGGGCCGGCAAGAATGGCAGCAACTCAGGTTCAGGTTCGGGATCGACGACGGACCCCGGCACTCCCCTTGGAACACAAACATTTACCATCACGACGGCGGGCAGCGACGGGGTCAACACTGTCCGGCATACCGATCAATATCAGGTCACGATTCAATAG
- a CDS encoding acyl-CoA dehydrogenase family protein has translation MSTMTAPTATDKKIIPGGSFLISNAAPADCFFPEDFTEEQRQIAQTTSEFALNEIVPVSDAIEAKDYAVTRKLIKQASDLGLTSVDIPEEYGGLEMDKVTSAIIADNIAKQGSFSVSFSAHVGIGTLPIVWYGTEEQKKKYLPKLASGEFIGAYALSESTSGSDALNARARAVLSDDGQTYTLNGEKMWITNAGFADVFTIFAKCEVKDGQDVGKERLTAFLVERGTPGFTVGKEEHKLGIRGSSTCPLILADCKIPASNLLGEVGKGHHIAFNILNVGRYKLGNAAVGAARVCLGRGIQYAKERKAFGKTISEFGLIQEKIADCAMGVFVGEALSYRTVGLIDAALATVDKHDTSAIQKAIEEYAVECSIVKVWASEMLDLVVDDVLQIYAGYGYVEEYSAERAYRDSRINRIFEGTNEINRLIITGWLMKSAISGKLALMSAIKQLMDEVMAGPVAKEDREGVLAEEYALLASAKKLSLFAAGSATQKYMQQLAEQEEVMAAIADMIIEVFAMESAILRAEKMSTKGTSAIAVAMARIYASVAMEKIELSARRIIAAVAEGDMLRTQLAILRRLAKHDPADTIALRRQVAQHVIGAGKYSL, from the coding sequence ATGTCCACAATGACTGCTCCCACTGCTACCGACAAGAAGATCATCCCTGGCGGAAGTTTTCTTATTTCGAACGCGGCTCCTGCGGACTGCTTCTTTCCTGAAGATTTTACGGAGGAGCAGCGCCAGATCGCGCAGACGACGAGCGAGTTTGCGCTGAATGAGATTGTGCCGGTCTCGGATGCGATTGAGGCGAAGGACTACGCCGTTACTCGCAAGCTGATCAAACAGGCCAGCGACCTTGGCCTGACTTCGGTCGATATTCCCGAGGAGTATGGCGGCCTGGAGATGGATAAGGTGACGTCGGCCATCATCGCGGACAACATCGCGAAGCAGGGCAGCTTTTCTGTCTCATTCTCAGCGCATGTAGGAATTGGAACGCTGCCGATTGTCTGGTATGGCACTGAGGAGCAGAAGAAGAAGTATCTGCCCAAACTGGCTAGTGGTGAGTTCATTGGCGCTTATGCACTCTCGGAGTCGACGTCGGGTTCAGATGCCCTCAATGCGCGTGCGCGTGCAGTTCTATCAGACGATGGACAAACGTATACGCTGAACGGCGAGAAGATGTGGATCACGAATGCGGGCTTTGCCGACGTCTTTACCATCTTTGCCAAGTGCGAGGTGAAGGACGGACAGGATGTTGGCAAAGAGCGGTTGACTGCGTTTCTTGTGGAGCGTGGCACGCCTGGTTTCACCGTGGGCAAGGAGGAGCATAAGCTGGGGATTCGCGGCAGCTCGACCTGTCCGCTGATTCTGGCGGACTGCAAGATTCCGGCGTCGAATCTGCTGGGCGAGGTGGGCAAGGGGCATCACATCGCGTTCAACATTCTGAATGTCGGGCGGTACAAGCTGGGCAATGCCGCCGTGGGCGCGGCGCGGGTGTGTCTGGGGCGTGGCATTCAGTATGCGAAGGAGAGAAAGGCCTTTGGTAAGACGATCTCGGAGTTCGGGTTGATTCAGGAGAAGATTGCTGACTGCGCGATGGGCGTGTTTGTGGGCGAGGCCCTGAGCTATCGCACGGTTGGGTTGATTGATGCCGCGCTGGCAACAGTGGATAAGCACGACACCAGCGCAATCCAGAAGGCGATTGAAGAGTATGCGGTTGAGTGCTCGATCGTAAAGGTGTGGGCTTCGGAGATGCTCGACCTCGTTGTGGACGACGTGCTGCAGATCTATGCAGGCTATGGCTATGTCGAAGAGTATTCTGCGGAGCGTGCCTATCGCGATTCGCGCATCAATCGCATCTTTGAGGGGACCAACGAGATCAATCGTCTGATCATCACCGGATGGCTGATGAAGTCGGCTATCAGTGGGAAGCTCGCTCTGATGTCGGCGATCAAGCAACTGATGGATGAAGTGATGGCCGGACCCGTCGCGAAAGAAGACCGCGAGGGGGTGCTCGCGGAGGAGTACGCTCTGCTTGCGAGCGCGAAGAAGCTCAGCCTGTTCGCCGCAGGGTCGGCAACCCAGAAGTATATGCAGCAGCTTGCCGAGCAGGAGGAGGTGATGGCGGCCATTGCCGATATGATCATCGAGGTGTTCGCGATGGAGTCAGCGATTCTTCGTGCGGAGAAAATGTCCACGAAGGGCACATCGGCCATTGCTGTAGCGATGGCGCGCATTTATGCGTCTGTAGCGATGGAGAAGATAGAGCTTTCGGCGCGCCGGATTATTGCAGCGGTTGCTGAGGGAGATATGCTGCGAACCCAGCTGGCCATTCTGCGCAGGCTTGCAAAGCACGATCCAGCGGATACGATCGCTCTGCGAAGGCAGGTCGCACAGCATGTGATCGGTGCAGGAAAGTATTCGCTGTAA
- a CDS encoding acetyl-CoA C-acyltransferase, with protein MRDVVIASAVRTAVGKAPRGMLKTTRPDDLAATAITGALERIPQLDRSEIEDVILGCAMPEAEQGMNVARVASFRAGLPVTASAMTINRYCASGLQSIALAAERIRGGGADVIVAGGTESMSYVPFGGNKVSVNPWLVENYPGSYMSMGLTAERVAKHYGIAREAMDEFSYQSHQKALAAIKAGRFDDEIVPVTVTTNAADGKGRLKPVETVFKVDEGPRADTSLEALAKLKPVFHAKGTVTAGNSSQTSDGAAAAVVMSAERAAQLGVKPMARFIAFAYAGCDPEEMGIGPIHAIPKALKLAGLTLDQIDVIELNEAFAAQSLAVVKVLGIDPAKLNVNGGAIALGHPLGCTGAKLTATLMREMSRRKAKYGMVTMCVGGGMGAAGIFEAVD; from the coding sequence ATGAGAGACGTGGTGATTGCATCGGCGGTTCGGACGGCGGTAGGGAAGGCTCCGCGTGGGATGTTGAAGACGACGCGACCGGATGACCTGGCTGCGACTGCAATCACAGGTGCGCTGGAGCGAATTCCGCAGCTTGATCGTTCTGAGATTGAGGATGTCATTCTTGGCTGCGCGATGCCGGAGGCGGAGCAGGGAATGAATGTCGCGCGCGTAGCCAGCTTTCGCGCAGGCCTGCCGGTGACGGCTTCGGCGATGACGATCAATCGGTATTGTGCTTCGGGGTTGCAGTCGATTGCGCTGGCGGCGGAGAGAATTCGCGGCGGTGGTGCTGATGTGATTGTTGCGGGCGGTACGGAGAGCATGTCGTATGTGCCGTTCGGCGGGAACAAGGTCTCGGTGAATCCGTGGCTGGTGGAGAACTACCCGGGGTCGTACATGTCGATGGGGCTTACGGCGGAACGGGTGGCGAAGCACTACGGGATTGCGCGCGAGGCGATGGATGAGTTTTCGTACCAGAGCCATCAGAAGGCGCTAGCGGCGATCAAGGCTGGCAGGTTTGACGATGAGATCGTGCCCGTGACGGTGACCACGAACGCTGCCGATGGAAAGGGAAGGCTGAAGCCGGTGGAGACGGTTTTCAAGGTGGATGAGGGGCCGCGGGCGGATACTTCGTTGGAGGCGCTGGCCAAGCTGAAGCCGGTGTTTCATGCGAAGGGAACAGTGACGGCGGGGAACTCGTCGCAGACCTCGGATGGCGCGGCGGCTGCGGTGGTGATGTCGGCGGAGCGCGCGGCGCAGCTTGGGGTGAAGCCGATGGCCAGGTTCATTGCGTTCGCCTATGCGGGGTGCGATCCGGAGGAGATGGGCATCGGTCCTATCCATGCGATTCCGAAGGCGCTGAAGCTCGCAGGGCTCACGCTCGATCAGATTGATGTGATCGAGCTGAACGAGGCCTTTGCGGCGCAGTCGCTGGCGGTGGTGAAGGTGCTGGGGATCGATCCGGCGAAGCTGAATGTGAACGGCGGCGCGATCGCTTTGGGGCATCCGCTGGGATGCACGGGGGCGAAGCTAACGGCGACGCTGATGCGCGAGATGTCTCGGCGGAAGGCGAAGTACGGCATGGTGACGATGTGTGTGGGCGGTGGGATGGGGGCTGCTGGGATATTTGAGGCTGTGGATTGA